One stretch of Hevea brasiliensis isolate MT/VB/25A 57/8 chromosome 12, ASM3005281v1, whole genome shotgun sequence DNA includes these proteins:
- the LOC110654399 gene encoding WUSCHEL-related homeobox 8-like — MEEGQYQNGFLVGGGLGVKVMTDEQLEMLRKQISVYATICESLVQMHQAISDPQDFAGNPYCGPFSPYAFQMIPSRQRWAPKPAQLQMLESIFEQSSATPERQSIREITNQLAVHGPISETNVYNWFQNRRARSKRKQAALPPIPNDHVYSAKDQKTKPDDTHVDENLALMLNHMYFQGPDIGGIDRLIGQTEVPVSYNSYLQMEEHDDY; from the exons ATGGAGGAGGGACAGTATCAGAATGGGTTCTTAGTTGGTGGTGGGTTAGGGGTGAAGGTGATGACCGATGAGCAGCTGGAGATGCTGAGGAAACAGATCTCTGTTTATGCTACCATCTGCGAGAGTCTTGTTCAGATGCACCAGGCCATCTCTGATCCTCAAGATTTTGCTG GGAATCCTTACTGTGGTCCATTTTCACCATATGCTTTCCAAATGATCCCTTCGAGGCAACGGTGGGCTCCAAAGCCTGCGCAGCTTCAAATGCTTGAGAGTATATTTGAGCAAAGCAGTGCAACTCCAGAGAGGCAGAGTATCAGAGAGATTACCAATCAACTTGCAGTGCATGGCCCAATTTCTGAAACAAACGTCTATAATTGGTTCCAGAACAGGAGAGCTCGTTCCAAAAGAAAGCAAGCAGCTTTACCACCAATACCAAACGATCATGTCTATTCTGCCAAAGACCAGAAAACCAAACCTGATGATACCCATGTGGATGAAAATTTGGCACTCATGCTCAATCATATGTACTTCCAGGGTCCTGATATAGGAG GGATTGACCGGTTAATTGGCCAAACGGAAGTCCCAGTGAGCTATAATTCTTACTTGCAGATGGAGGAACATGATGATTATTGA
- the LOC110654400 gene encoding high mobility group B protein 2 isoform X1, with protein MKGGKSKSDTKAANRLSVNKKPAKASKKSGKAAKDPNKPKRPASAFFVFMEEFREQYKKEHPKNKSVAAVGKAGGDKWKSLSEAEKAPYVAKAEKRKVEYEKKLKAYNKGQAEGPKEEEESEKSMSEVNDDEDDEEEGSGEEDDDE; from the exons ATGAAAGGAGGTAAATCGAAGTCAGACACCAAGGCCGCCAA TAGGCTTTCCGTGAACAAGAAACCCGCCAAGGCAAGCAAGAAATCTGGCAAGGCAGCCAAGGACCCAAACAAACCTAAGAGACCGGCCAGTGCTTTCTTCGTTTTCAT GGAAGAGTTTAGAGAGCAGTACAAAAAGGAACACCCTAAAAACAAATCTGTTGCTGCT GTCGGCAAAGCTGGCGGAGATAAATGGAAGTCGTTGTCTGAAGCT GAGAAAGCACCTTATGTGGCCAAGGCTGAAAAGAGGAAGGTCGAGTATGAGAAGAAATTGAAAGCATATAACAAAGGACAG GCTGAAGGACCCAAGGAAGAAGAGGAGTCTGAGAAGTCGATGTCCGAGGTGAATGATGATGAGGATGATGAGGAGGAGGGTAGTGGAGAG GAAGATGATGATGAGTAG
- the LOC110654398 gene encoding uncharacterized protein LOC110654398 — MCIAAFIWQAHPLYPLLLLQNRDEYHNRPTDPVAWWDGCGILGGRDAVAGGTWLACSRAGKVAFLTNVLELHAIPEAKSRGELPVLFLESPKSPKEFAETLVKEAHQYNGFNLILADISSKSMVYISNRPKGEPIVIQEVSPGIHILSNAKLDSPWPKAQRLERNLKEQLDKYGEGEIPVEEMLDKLMRDTVKAAKSRLPGICSFDWEYSLSSIFVEVETPLGCYGTRSTIALTVRANGEVSLYETYLENDTWKEHTVNYYISKAKVH, encoded by the exons ATGTGCATAGCTGCGTTTATCTGGCAAGCTCACCCTCTCTACCCTTTGCTTCTCTTGCAAAACAGAGATGAATATCACAACAG ACCCACAGACCCAGTGGCATGGTGGGATGGGTGTGGTATACTCGGAGGGAGAGATGCAGTAGCAGGAGGAACATGGTTGGCTTGTTCAAGGGCAGGCAAAGTGGCTTTCCTCACAAATGTTTTGGAGCTTCATGCTATCCCCGAGGCAAAAAGCCGAGGAGAACTTCCTGTTCTTTTCTTGGAG AGCCCGAAGAGTCCTAAGGAATTTGCAGAAACACTGGTGAAGGAGGCTCATCAGTACAATGGGTTTAACCTGATATTGGCCGATATTTCGTCCAAAAGCATGGTTTATATCTCCAACAGGCCCAAAGGTGAACCCATTGTCATTCAAGAGGTTTCTCCTGGTATTCATATCCTTTCAAATGCCAAGCTAGACTCTCCCTGGCCTAAG GCACAGCGCTTAGAACGGAATTTGAAGGAACAGCTTGATAAATATGGTGAAGGTGAAATACCTGTCGAAGAGATGCTAGACAAACTAATGAGAGACACGGTTAAGGCTGCGAAAAGCAGGTTGCCAGGCATTTGTTCTTTTGATTGGGAATACAGTCTAAGCTCCATATTTGTTGAAGTAGAAACTCCACTG GGATGCTATGGCACAAGAAGCACCATTGCGTTAACAGTTAGAGCAAATGGAGAAGTAAGCTTATATGAAACGTATCTTGAAAATGATACGTGGAAGGAGCATACAGTGAATTATTATATTTCAAAAGCTAAAGTACACTGA
- the LOC110654400 gene encoding high mobility group B protein 2 isoform X2 produces MKGGKSKSDTKAAKLSVNKKPAKASKKSGKAAKDPNKPKRPASAFFVFMEEFREQYKKEHPKNKSVAAVGKAGGDKWKSLSEAEKAPYVAKAEKRKVEYEKKLKAYNKGQAEGPKEEEESEKSMSEVNDDEDDEEEGSGEEDDDE; encoded by the exons ATGAAAGGAGGTAAATCGAAGTCAGACACCAAGGCCGCCAA GCTTTCCGTGAACAAGAAACCCGCCAAGGCAAGCAAGAAATCTGGCAAGGCAGCCAAGGACCCAAACAAACCTAAGAGACCGGCCAGTGCTTTCTTCGTTTTCAT GGAAGAGTTTAGAGAGCAGTACAAAAAGGAACACCCTAAAAACAAATCTGTTGCTGCT GTCGGCAAAGCTGGCGGAGATAAATGGAAGTCGTTGTCTGAAGCT GAGAAAGCACCTTATGTGGCCAAGGCTGAAAAGAGGAAGGTCGAGTATGAGAAGAAATTGAAAGCATATAACAAAGGACAG GCTGAAGGACCCAAGGAAGAAGAGGAGTCTGAGAAGTCGATGTCCGAGGTGAATGATGATGAGGATGATGAGGAGGAGGGTAGTGGAGAG GAAGATGATGATGAGTAG